The genomic stretch GACGGCGGCGAGCTCCCGCTCGTCGTCGCGGTAGCTGATGTCGAGGTCGTCCTCGATGCTGCCGAGGATCTCGCTGCAGTTCTGCGGAACGGCGGTCGCGACGAGCCCGAGCTCCGCGAGGAGTGACGCGACCCGGTCCTTGCCGACCCTGCCAAGGACGAGGTCGGTCGCCACGTTGTCACTGATGACCATCATCAGCAGGGCGAGGTCGCGGTACGACATCACGACGTCGTCGCGGTGCGGGGCGAGGCCGAACGGCGACGGTACCTCGTCGTCCTCGCCGACGGTGATCCGCTCGGTCAGGTCGACGTCGCCGGCCACCGACTGCCGAGCCAGCTCGACGGCGACGGGCACCTTGAACACCGACGCCGTCACCACGGGCGTGGACTCGCCGACGCCGACCGCCTTGCCGCTGTCGACGTCGCGCGCGTGCAGCCAGATCTCGACGCCGAGCTCGCTCACGCGCTCGCGGATCTCCCCGGGTGTCGACGCGGTGGCGGAGGCGAGCACCCGCCTGCGGGCGAGCGAGTCGAACGGGCCGGCCGACCGCACGTGGTCGACGGCGAGCCTGGCCACTGTCCCGATGCATGCGTCGACGTCGGGCCTGCGGTACTCGTGGTCGGCGGTACGCAGGAACACCGCGACCGCGTAGCGGCCGGTGCTGTCCTCGACGACGCCGACCTCGTTGCGCCAGAACGGCAGCGTGCCGGTCTTGCCGGACACCCGCACCCCGGTCTCGGTGAAGCCGCTGCGCAGCCGGTGCGGCCACGCCTGCAGGCCGAGGACGCGGCGCATGTCCGCACACGCCCGCGGAGCCGCGGCCGTGTCGTCCCAGATCGCGGCCAGCAGGCGGGTGATCTCGCGCGGGGTGCCGGCCTGCAGGGTGCGCTCCGGGTCGATCGCCCGGGCGTCGCGCAGCCGCGCGAGG from Streptosporangiales bacterium encodes the following:
- a CDS encoding serine hydrolase, with amino-acid sequence MLASATASTPGEIRERVSELGVEIWLHARDVDSGKAVGVGESTPVVTASVFKVPVAVELARQSVAGDVDLTERITVGEDDEVPSPFGLAPHRDDVVMSYRDLALLMMVISDNVATDLVLGRVGKDRVASLLAELGLVATAVPQNCSEILGSIEDDLDISYRDDERELAAVPLARLRALRALNPDDTCRTTPEEITRLLALIWRDEAAPPEACALVRHWMGNQIWPHRLTSGFPGDDVVVSGKTGTLPLVRNEVGVVEYPDGGRYAVGVFTRADDPAPNAPHLDAVIGWAAAQAVAQLRGERP